A single region of the Scyliorhinus torazame isolate Kashiwa2021f unplaced genomic scaffold, sScyTor2.1 scaffold_676, whole genome shotgun sequence genome encodes:
- the haus4 gene encoding HAUS augmin-like complex subunit 4 has translation MAAAAGGGGGELSRQVNQRLPELNLGARELSQNPKFANLLLLLADHMDQTGLSLTVKRDLEKARGELRRQRREWLRAELLQRALDEMLTDVHVKRWESLGPEDRQFFETLEQCQTLGRCCRRLDTRETGEGDARPPLLGLQRQNLQDCSPKLGRYRP, from the exons ATGGCGGCGGCGgcgggaggaggaggcggagaactCAGCCGGCAGG TCAATCAGCGTCTGCCGGAGCTGAACCTGGGCGCCAGGGAGCTGTCGCAGAACCCCAAATTCGCCAACTTGCTGCTGCTTTTGGCCGACCACATGGACCAGACCGGACTGAGCCTCACGGTCAAGAGGGACCTGGAGAAG GCCAGGGGGGAGCTTCGAAGGCAGAGGCGGGAGTGGCTCCGGGCTGAGCTTCTGCAACGGGCCCTCGACGAGATGCTGACAGACGTCCACGTCAAGCGGTGGGAAAGTCTCGGCCCCGAGGATCggcag TTCTTTGAGACCCTGGAGCAATGCCAGACGTTGGGACGGTGCTGCAGACGGCTAGACACCCGGGAGACGGGCGAGGGAGACGCCCGGCCTCCCCTGCTGGGACTGCAGAGGCAGAACCTGCAGGACTGCTCCCCGAAGCTCGG CAGGTACAGGCCATGA